TGGACGACCTGGCCCTGACCACCAACGGCGCGCTGCTGGCGCGGCAGGCGCGCGCGCTGCGCGAGGCCGGGCTGCGCCGTCTCACCATCAGCCTGGACGCGCTCGATCCGGCGCTGTTCCGGCGTCTGTCCGGCGGCCGCGGCGAGATCGCCGACGTGCTCGCCGGCATCGATGCCGCCCAGGCGGCCGGTTTCGATTCGATCAAGCTCAACTGCGTGATCCAGCGCGGCGTCAACGAGGACCAGGCGCTGCCGCTGGCCGAACGCTTCCGCGGCAGCGGCCACGTGTTGCGCTACATCGAATACATGGACGTGGGCACCTGCAACGGCTGGGACGCCGCGCGCGTGGTGCCTTCGGCGCAGTTGCGCGACCAACTGCAGCAGCGCTGGCCGCTGCGCGCGCTGGACGCGCACTACCGCGGCGAGGTGGCCACGCGCTACGCCTATGCCGACGGCGCTGGCGAGGTCGGTTTCGTGTCCTCGATCAGCGCGCCGTTCTGCGGCGACTGCCACCGCTCGCGCGTGTCCGCCGACGGCCGCCTGTACACCTGTTTGTTCGCCGCCGACGGCACCGACCTGCGCCCGGCGCTGGCCCAGGGCGAGTCGGCCCTGGCCGAACGCGTGGCCGCGCTGTGGTCGCGCCGCGCCGACCGCTACAGCGAACTGCGCGCCGCCGACGCGCCGCGGCCCCAGCGGCATGTGGAAATGTTCCTGGTCGGCGGATGAGCGCGGTCGCGGCGACCTGCTTATCATGGGTCGCAGCCTGACGGAGTCCGATGTTGAGCACACGATCTACCCCCGTCGCGAAAGCGCGCTCGCCCAAGGCGCACGCCGCACTGACCCATATCGACGCCGCCGGCCGCCCGGCCATGGTCGACGTATCGGCCAAGGCCGCGACCGCGCGCGAGGCCACGGCGCAGTGCCGGGTGAAGTTTCCGGCCGCGGTGGCCGCGCAACTGCGCGCCAGCGGGCTGCGCAGCGCCAAAGGCGGCATCGTCGATACGGCCATCGTCGCCGGCACCCAGGCGGTCAAGCGCACCGCCGAGCTGATTCCGTTCTGCCATCCGCTGCCGATCGACGGCTGCCGCCTGGTCATCGACTGGCACGACCAGACGTCGCTGCGCATCGATTGCACGGTGCGCACGGTGCACCGCACCGGCGTGGAGATGGAGGCGCTGACCGGCGCCACGGTCGCGGCGCTGACCGTGTACGACATGTGCAAGGCGCTGTCGCACCGCATCGTGCTGGGGCCGGCGCGCTTGTTGGCGAAATCCGGCGGCAAGCGCGATTTCCGCGCGGGGCAGGGCGCATGAGCCGGATCACCGTGCTGTATTTCGCCAGCCTGCGCGACGCCGCGGGCCGCGCCGACGAGGTCTTGGACACCGATGCGGCCGACCTGCGCGCGCTGTACGAGGCACTGCGCTTGCGCTACGGCTTCGCCCTGCCGACCGAGCGCCTGCGCGTGGCCATGGACGGCGCGTTCGCGCGCTGGGACGAAGCGCCGCGCGAGGGCAGCGAGGTCGCGTTCATTCCGCCGGTGTCGGGAGGCTGAGACGATGCGCTTCCGCCTGTCCGAAACGCCGTTCGACCCCGCCGCCACGCGCGAGTGGCTGATGCGCGACGAGGCCGGCGCCTACGCCAGCTTCGAAGGCTGGGTGCGCGACCACCACGCCGGCCGTGCCGTGATCGGCCTGCAATACGAGGCCTACGCCGCGCTGGCCGAGCGCGAGGGCGAGGCGGTCATGGCCGAGGCCCTGGAGCGGTTCGCGATCGTCGAGGCGCGCTGCGTGCATCGCGTGGGCGAACTCGGCGTGGGCGAACTGGCGGTGTGGGTGGGCGTGAGCGCCGCGCACCGCGACGCCGCCTTTGCCGCCTGCCGCTACATCATCGACGAGACCAAGGCGCGGGTGCCTATCTGGAAGCACGAGCGCTATGCCGAAGGCGACGCCGGCTGGCTGCACCCGGAGCCATCGCCGGGCTAAAGACTGCGCAGGCATCCGCCCATTCCACAGGTATAACGGAGACCATGATGCGACTTCGAACGCTGGCGCTGTCCCTGTCCCTGATCGCCGCGACCGCACCCGCTGCTGCGGCCGAATTGCTGGTGGGCAACAAGTCCGCCGACACCGTCTGGCGGCTGTCGCTGGACGACGGCCGCAAGCTGGGCGAATTCGCCAGCGGCCAGGCGCCGCACGAGATCGTGGTCGCGCCCGACGGCGCCGGCGCTCTGGTCGCCAACTACGGCGGTCCCCAGCCGGGCAACAGCCTGAGCGTGCTGGACCTGGGCACCGGCACGGCGCGCACGCTGGACCTGGGTCGCCACGGCCGCCCGCACGGCCTGCGCTACCTGCCCGGCGGCCGCGAGGCCGTGGTCACCACCGAGGAATCGGGCCACCTGCTGCGCGTGGACGTGGCCAGCGGCAAGACCCTGGCGGAAATTCCGATGGGCGAGGGGCGCGGCCACATGGTGGCGGTCTCCGCCGACGGCCGCAGCGCCTATGTCACCAAGATCGACCGCGGCACGGTCAGCCGCGTGGACCTGGTCGCCGGCGCCAAGACCGCCGAAGTCGCCGCCGGCGACGGCGCCGAGGGGGTGGCGGTGCGGCCGGGCAGCAACGAGGTCTGGGTCAGCAACCGCGCCGCCGACACCGTGACCGTGCACGACGGCGACAGCCTGAAGGTGCAGGCCACGCTGTCCAGCCCCGGCTTCCCGATCCGCGTGGTCTTCGACGCCGACGGCCGCCACGCCCTGGTCA
The sequence above is a segment of the Lysobacter silvisoli genome. Coding sequences within it:
- a CDS encoding molybdenum cofactor biosynthesis protein MoaE produces the protein MRFRLSETPFDPAATREWLMRDEAGAYASFEGWVRDHHAGRAVIGLQYEAYAALAEREGEAVMAEALERFAIVEARCVHRVGELGVGELAVWVGVSAAHRDAAFAACRYIIDETKARVPIWKHERYAEGDAGWLHPEPSPG
- a CDS encoding MoaD/ThiS family protein translates to MSRITVLYFASLRDAAGRADEVLDTDAADLRALYEALRLRYGFALPTERLRVAMDGAFARWDEAPREGSEVAFIPPVSGG
- the moaA gene encoding GTP 3',8-cyclase MoaA; translated protein: MSALPEPSPLPLDVLGRPLRDLRLSVIEACNFRCPYCMPADRVPDDYGLDAASRLSFDEIETLVRGFVRVGVRKLRLTGGEPLLRKRLPELIARLSAIGGLDDLALTTNGALLARQARALREAGLRRLTISLDALDPALFRRLSGGRGEIADVLAGIDAAQAAGFDSIKLNCVIQRGVNEDQALPLAERFRGSGHVLRYIEYMDVGTCNGWDAARVVPSAQLRDQLQQRWPLRALDAHYRGEVATRYAYADGAGEVGFVSSISAPFCGDCHRSRVSADGRLYTCLFAADGTDLRPALAQGESALAERVAALWSRRADRYSELRAADAPRPQRHVEMFLVGG
- the moaC gene encoding cyclic pyranopterin monophosphate synthase MoaC, translating into MSTRSTPVAKARSPKAHAALTHIDAAGRPAMVDVSAKAATAREATAQCRVKFPAAVAAQLRASGLRSAKGGIVDTAIVAGTQAVKRTAELIPFCHPLPIDGCRLVIDWHDQTSLRIDCTVRTVHRTGVEMEALTGATVAALTVYDMCKALSHRIVLGPARLLAKSGGKRDFRAGQGA
- a CDS encoding YncE family protein, giving the protein MRLRTLALSLSLIAATAPAAAAELLVGNKSADTVWRLSLDDGRKLGEFASGQAPHEIVVAPDGAGALVANYGGPQPGNSLSVLDLGTGTARTLDLGRHGRPHGLRYLPGGREAVVTTEESGHLLRVDVASGKTLAEIPMGEGRGHMVAVSADGRSAYVTKIDRGTVSRVDLVAGAKTAEVAAGDGAEGVAVRPGSNEVWVSNRAADTVTVHDGDSLKVQATLSSPGFPIRVVFDADGRHALVSNARAGTLSVFDARKRKPVATVALAREGVEYRDTLLGRAALPIGVIADPKRARVYVAISGGDEIVVIDSKRWKPIAQWRTGREPDALAIAP